Proteins encoded by one window of Synechococcus sp. WH 7805:
- the yidC gene encoding membrane protein insertase YidC, giving the protein MIGYISDNLLLPILDFFYGLVPSYGLAIVALTVVIRLALFPLSAGSIRSARRMRIAQPVMQKRQAEIKARFASNPQKQQEELGKLMKEFGSPLAGCLPLLVQMPILFALFATLRGSPFADVPYTINLKVLPGEQIAAVEPKPFNSASHSIFVTETDHVPVIASLPGGTKIGTGESVQIQLQTKNGEAFSKVLSDVENGQSFLPNWSVTKGETIVSVSDDGTISALTPGDATVEGKIPGLAARSGFLFIKALGQVGFYTEGAINWDIAILVGAFGLSLFISQLLSGMGMPANPQQATANKITPVMITGMFLFFPLPAGVLLYMVIANIFQALQTFLLTRETLPDNLQAILDDQMKQAQTPATATAGGGSQAGRLPFEPKGGNK; this is encoded by the coding sequence GTGATCGGGTACATCTCCGACAATCTGCTGCTGCCGATCCTGGATTTCTTCTATGGACTGGTACCGAGTTACGGACTGGCCATCGTGGCGCTGACGGTTGTCATCCGACTGGCTCTGTTCCCGCTCAGTGCAGGATCCATTCGCAGCGCCCGACGGATGCGCATCGCCCAGCCGGTGATGCAAAAACGCCAGGCGGAGATCAAAGCTCGTTTTGCTAGCAACCCACAGAAGCAGCAGGAAGAGTTGGGAAAACTGATGAAGGAATTCGGCAGCCCTTTGGCCGGATGTCTGCCACTGCTTGTGCAGATGCCAATTCTCTTCGCCCTGTTCGCCACGCTGCGGGGTTCACCGTTCGCTGATGTCCCCTACACCATCAACCTCAAAGTGCTGCCTGGCGAGCAGATCGCAGCGGTCGAGCCAAAACCCTTCAACAGCGCCAGTCATTCGATCTTCGTCACCGAAACCGATCACGTCCCGGTGATCGCAAGTCTTCCTGGCGGCACAAAAATCGGAACAGGAGAGAGCGTTCAGATTCAGCTTCAAACCAAGAACGGTGAAGCCTTCAGCAAGGTTCTCAGCGATGTCGAAAACGGCCAATCGTTCCTTCCCAATTGGTCGGTGACCAAAGGGGAGACCATCGTGTCCGTCTCCGACGACGGAACCATCTCGGCCTTGACTCCAGGGGATGCCACGGTTGAAGGCAAAATTCCAGGCCTCGCAGCGCGCAGCGGCTTCCTGTTCATCAAAGCCCTGGGTCAGGTCGGCTTCTACACCGAGGGAGCCATCAACTGGGACATCGCCATCCTCGTGGGAGCCTTCGGCTTGAGCCTGTTTATTTCTCAGCTGCTGTCCGGCATGGGAATGCCAGCCAACCCACAGCAAGCCACAGCCAACAAGATCACGCCCGTGATGATCACAGGCATGTTTCTGTTCTTCCCCTTACCAGCCGGCGTTCTGCTTTATATGGTGATCGCCAATATTTTTCAGGCCCTTCAGACCTTCCTGCTCACCCGAGAGACACTTCCCGACAATCTGCAGGCGATTTTGGATGACCAGATGAAGCAGGCTCAGACCCCGGCCACAGCAACAGCCGGTGGCGGATCCCAAGCCGGCCGCCTGCCGTTCGAACCCAAGGGCGGGAACAAATGA
- a CDS encoding AAA family ATPase — protein sequence MTESWSRQLDLLIRSGTPLIWIRSHEEERVEALLTQASQRLGDRLLARWDFVSGLSGALGQERLGARQPMAVLQWLKERSSNDPTLLLLKDVHRFCDDPGIARMLRNLAGELRSTPHTLILSCGQWTPPADLDEALTLLDLPLPREEELRILLSNIARASGSALEEEVLEELTHACCGLSEARVRHVAAKALAQRGRLSLDDLADVLEEKRLSLARSEVLEFCRTDATPADIGGLETLKHWLDQRHRAFSDEARRFGLPLPRGVLLVGPQGTGKSLTARAIAHSWSMPLLRLDVGRLFSGLVGASEARTRDMILRAEAMAPCVLWIDEIDKGFGQVGGSDGGTSQRVLATVLTWMAEKRSAVFVVATANGVERLPPELLRKGRFDEIFLLDLPSRDERCGILTLHLQRRRPQLDLPLSTVVDRTESYSGAELEQVVIEAMHLAFAERRELNESDLIKAASQLVPLARTAREQLEALKQWASAGRARPASLRRVTNPDAP from the coding sequence ATGACTGAATCATGGAGCCGGCAGCTGGATCTCCTGATCCGATCAGGAACGCCACTGATCTGGATCCGAAGCCATGAGGAGGAGAGGGTTGAAGCCCTCCTGACCCAAGCCAGTCAACGCCTGGGCGACCGCTTGCTGGCGCGATGGGATTTCGTGAGTGGTCTCAGTGGTGCCCTGGGGCAGGAACGGTTGGGAGCGCGGCAGCCAATGGCCGTTCTGCAGTGGTTGAAAGAACGTTCAAGCAACGATCCCACCCTGCTCCTGCTCAAGGATGTGCATCGGTTTTGCGATGACCCAGGCATCGCTCGGATGCTGCGCAATCTGGCCGGTGAGTTGAGGTCCACCCCCCACACCCTGATCCTGAGCTGCGGCCAGTGGACGCCCCCTGCCGACCTCGACGAAGCCCTCACGCTTCTGGATCTGCCCCTCCCTCGCGAGGAGGAATTACGGATCCTTCTGAGCAACATCGCCAGAGCCAGTGGATCCGCCCTCGAGGAGGAGGTGCTGGAAGAACTCACCCATGCCTGCTGCGGGCTGAGTGAAGCCAGAGTGAGACATGTGGCCGCAAAGGCCCTGGCGCAGCGCGGCCGCCTCAGCCTCGACGATCTGGCCGATGTGCTCGAAGAGAAACGCCTGTCACTGGCACGCAGCGAAGTGCTGGAGTTCTGTCGCACCGATGCCACCCCCGCGGATATTGGCGGACTGGAGACCCTGAAGCACTGGCTTGATCAGCGCCATCGCGCCTTCAGCGACGAGGCCCGCCGTTTCGGCCTGCCCTTGCCGCGCGGCGTGCTGCTGGTCGGTCCTCAGGGAACCGGGAAATCACTCACCGCCCGAGCCATTGCCCACAGCTGGTCGATGCCTCTGCTGCGATTGGATGTAGGCCGCCTGTTCTCCGGGCTCGTAGGAGCCAGCGAGGCGCGAACGCGCGACATGATCCTGCGCGCTGAGGCCATGGCGCCCTGCGTGCTGTGGATAGACGAAATCGACAAGGGCTTCGGCCAGGTCGGCGGCAGCGATGGCGGAACCAGTCAGAGGGTTCTGGCCACGGTGCTCACCTGGATGGCGGAGAAGCGCTCCGCCGTATTTGTCGTGGCCACGGCCAACGGTGTGGAGCGACTGCCACCCGAACTGCTGCGCAAGGGGCGCTTTGACGAGATCTTTCTTCTGGACTTGCCATCCAGAGACGAGCGCTGCGGCATCCTCACCCTTCATCTCCAACGCAGACGCCCGCAACTCGATCTGCCCCTGTCCACCGTGGTGGACCGAACCGAGAGCTATTCCGGCGCCGAACTGGAGCAGGTGGTGATCGAAGCGATGCACCTCGCCTTCGCTGAACGCCGGGAACTGAATGAAAGCGACCTGATCAAGGCCGCATCCCAGTTGGTCCCTCTGGCGCGCACCGCCCGGGAACAACTGGAAGCCCTGAAGCAATGGGCCAGTGCAGGCCGAGCCAGACCCGCTTCATTGCGGCGCGTAACGAACCCTGACGCCCCGTAA
- a CDS encoding polyribonucleotide nucleotidyltransferase, with amino-acid sequence MQGQTQSISFDGREIRLTTGRYAPQAGGSVMIECGDTSVLVTATRSSGREGIDFLPLICDYEERLYAAGRIPGSFMRREGRPPERATLISRLIDRPMRPLFPSWLRDDLQIVATCMSLDERVPADVLSVTGASMATLLAGIPFYGPMAAVRVGLLGDDFVLNPSYREIERGDLDLVVAGTPEGIVMVEAGANQLPEQDVIEAIDFGYEAVCELIKAQESILKDAGIEQVKPEAPDADTTLPLYLEKACSKSIGEVLGQFAQSKADRDSKLDAIRSNTAEAIEGLKDTDPVRQLVSSNSKALPTSFKALTKKLMRQQIVKDGKRVDGRTLDEVRPISAAAGVLPKRVHGSGLFQRGLTQVLSTATLGTPSDAQEMDDLNPNTEKTYLHHYNFPPYSVGETKPMRSPGRREIGHGALAERAIIPVLPAKDTFPYVVRVVSEVLSSNGSTSMGSVCGSTLALMDAGVPLKAPVSGAAMGLIKEGDEVRILTDIQGIEDFLGDMDFKVAGTDKGITALQMDMKITGLAMNTIAEAINKARPARLHILEKMMEAIDTPRDGLSPHAPRLLSFRIDPELIGTVIGPGGRTIKGITERTNTKIDIEDSGIVTIASHDGAAADEAQKIIEGLTRKVNEGEVFSGAITRIIPIGAFVEILPGKEGMIHISQLSEARVEKVEDVVKVGDEVTVRVREIDNRGRINLTLRGVPQNGEGTEPAPVPTPVAPLS; translated from the coding sequence GTGCAAGGTCAGACACAGTCAATCTCCTTCGACGGTCGGGAGATTCGACTGACAACGGGGCGGTATGCCCCTCAAGCCGGCGGATCCGTGATGATCGAGTGTGGAGACACCTCGGTGTTGGTCACCGCCACCCGATCTTCAGGACGAGAAGGCATCGACTTCCTTCCCCTGATCTGTGATTACGAGGAAAGGCTGTATGCCGCCGGTCGCATCCCCGGCAGCTTCATGCGCCGTGAAGGTCGGCCACCGGAGCGGGCCACGCTGATCAGCCGACTGATCGATCGGCCGATGCGGCCCCTGTTCCCCAGTTGGTTGCGGGACGATCTGCAGATCGTGGCGACCTGCATGTCCCTCGATGAGCGCGTCCCTGCCGACGTGTTGTCGGTGACAGGAGCATCCATGGCCACCCTGCTGGCCGGAATTCCGTTCTATGGGCCGATGGCCGCCGTGCGCGTTGGCCTGCTGGGCGACGACTTTGTGCTGAATCCGAGTTACCGCGAAATCGAACGGGGGGATCTGGACCTGGTGGTTGCCGGCACGCCAGAGGGCATCGTGATGGTGGAGGCGGGTGCCAATCAGCTCCCTGAGCAGGACGTGATCGAAGCAATCGACTTCGGTTATGAAGCCGTTTGCGAACTGATCAAGGCCCAGGAATCAATCCTCAAAGATGCCGGGATTGAGCAGGTGAAACCCGAAGCACCTGATGCAGACACCACGTTGCCGCTGTACCTCGAAAAAGCTTGCAGCAAGTCCATCGGTGAGGTGCTGGGCCAATTTGCACAGAGCAAAGCCGACCGCGACAGCAAACTGGATGCCATCCGCAGCAACACGGCGGAAGCCATTGAAGGACTGAAGGACACCGACCCCGTTCGCCAGTTGGTCTCATCCAACAGCAAGGCGCTGCCCACCAGCTTCAAGGCTCTCACCAAGAAACTGATGCGCCAACAGATCGTCAAGGACGGCAAGCGCGTGGATGGCCGCACCCTCGACGAAGTGCGCCCAATCAGTGCTGCAGCTGGTGTGCTTCCCAAGCGCGTGCATGGATCCGGCCTCTTCCAGCGCGGCCTGACCCAAGTTCTCTCCACAGCCACCCTGGGCACCCCCAGCGATGCCCAGGAGATGGATGATCTGAACCCCAATACAGAAAAGACCTATCTCCACCACTACAACTTCCCTCCTTACTCCGTCGGTGAGACCAAGCCGATGCGCTCACCAGGACGTCGGGAGATCGGCCATGGAGCGCTGGCTGAGCGGGCCATCATCCCTGTCCTTCCTGCCAAGGACACCTTCCCCTATGTGGTGCGGGTGGTGAGCGAGGTGCTCAGTTCCAACGGCTCCACCTCCATGGGCTCCGTCTGTGGCAGCACCTTGGCCCTCATGGATGCGGGCGTTCCTCTGAAGGCGCCTGTCAGTGGGGCAGCCATGGGCCTGATCAAGGAAGGCGATGAAGTGCGCATCCTCACTGACATTCAAGGCATCGAGGATTTCCTCGGCGATATGGATTTCAAGGTGGCTGGCACCGACAAGGGCATCACGGCTCTGCAGATGGATATGAAGATCACCGGCTTGGCGATGAACACCATTGCCGAAGCCATTAACAAGGCCAGACCCGCACGCCTGCACATCCTCGAAAAAATGATGGAGGCGATTGACACGCCTCGCGACGGACTCTCACCTCATGCTCCAAGGCTGCTGAGCTTCCGGATCGACCCAGAGCTGATCGGCACTGTGATCGGCCCCGGAGGCCGCACCATCAAGGGCATCACCGAGCGCACGAACACCAAGATCGATATCGAAGACAGCGGCATCGTGACCATCGCCTCCCATGACGGAGCTGCCGCTGACGAAGCCCAGAAGATCATCGAAGGACTCACCCGCAAGGTGAATGAGGGAGAAGTGTTCAGCGGAGCGATCACACGGATCATTCCGATCGGCGCCTTTGTGGAAATCCTTCCCGGCAAGGAAGGGATGATTCACATCTCCCAGCTTTCCGAGGCCCGAGTGGAGAAGGTGGAGGATGTGGTGAAAGTGGGCGACGAGGTCACCGTGCGCGTGCGCGAGATCGACAACCGCGGTCGCATCAATCTCACCCTGCGTGGTGTTCCCCAGAATGGAGAGGGCACCGAACCCGCGCCAGTTCCGACGCCAGTGGCACCGCTCTCCTGA
- a CDS encoding DUF177 domain-containing protein, translating into MIPGLEPVALKELLALGQPREWDVDGIHDELSSLTPIRGRVCAEHRGNVLEVEGSLQTIICVCCDRCLGNFNQQLTVNTRELIWLGAEPSEATIGDADHNSDSAEGLMESLDPRGCFEPERWVFEQLSLQMSVVNRCGDHCPGPPVQPSAAAPPSATTSFKDPRWQALRDLQASMESTPDRQHD; encoded by the coding sequence ATGATTCCCGGCCTGGAGCCGGTGGCCTTGAAAGAGCTTCTCGCCCTGGGTCAGCCCAGGGAGTGGGATGTCGATGGCATCCACGATGAACTCTCAAGCCTCACTCCAATTCGGGGACGCGTATGCGCAGAACACCGCGGCAACGTTCTTGAGGTGGAGGGGTCTCTCCAAACCATCATCTGTGTGTGCTGTGATCGGTGCCTGGGAAACTTCAACCAGCAACTCACGGTTAACACTCGCGAATTGATCTGGCTTGGCGCTGAGCCATCGGAGGCGACCATCGGAGATGCCGATCACAACTCTGATAGCGCTGAAGGACTGATGGAAAGCCTGGACCCTAGGGGATGTTTCGAACCCGAACGCTGGGTGTTCGAACAACTAAGCCTGCAGATGTCAGTAGTCAATCGCTGTGGCGATCACTGCCCTGGACCACCGGTGCAGCCCAGCGCAGCAGCACCGCCAAGCGCAACGACATCTTTCAAGGATCCTCGCTGGCAGGCTTTGCGGGATCTTCAGGCTTCCATGGAGTCAACCCCGGACCGACAGCATGACTGA
- the rpsN gene encoding 30S ribosomal protein S14, whose protein sequence is MAKKSMIARDAKRKKMVERFAAKRSALMAAFDAAKDPMERLEIHRKIQALPRNSAPSRMRNRCWATGKPRGVYRDFGLCRNQLRERAHKGELPGVVKSSW, encoded by the coding sequence ATGGCCAAAAAGTCGATGATCGCTCGCGATGCGAAGCGCAAGAAGATGGTTGAGCGCTTCGCCGCTAAGCGGTCGGCCCTGATGGCCGCCTTCGATGCAGCGAAGGATCCCATGGAGCGCCTGGAAATCCATCGGAAGATCCAGGCCCTGCCACGGAACAGTGCGCCCTCCCGGATGAGGAATCGTTGCTGGGCCACCGGCAAACCCCGTGGTGTGTACCGCGATTTCGGGCTCTGCCGCAACCAGCTTCGTGAGCGCGCCCACAAAGGGGAGCTCCCTGGGGTGGTGAAATCCAGCTGGTGA
- a CDS encoding 3'(2'),5'-bisphosphate nucleotidase CysQ — protein MMPTVPSLPAGINQEQLLEALRPLCWGAADILRAYARGEQPPHGFARALSVDDGGEGPVSAADLAVNQWLLDGLRAAFPDAGWTLLSEETAKEQLTEGKPLAAEWLWILDPLDGTKDFLQGTGEYAVHLALVQGERPALGVVLLPEADELWFGVVGQGSWCENRAAERSPVRFSERTSDLVLVASRSHRDDRLERLIAALPLGGSMAVGSVGCKVATILRGEADVYISLSGKSAPKDWDMAAPEAVLLAAGGAFTHADGQPLAYNTGDVRQAGCLIASHGKAHTTLEEQAARAMAEIDPGFSL, from the coding sequence ATGATGCCGACCGTCCCAAGCCTTCCAGCCGGTATTAATCAGGAGCAGCTTCTTGAAGCGCTACGTCCGCTCTGCTGGGGTGCTGCTGACATCCTCAGGGCCTATGCCCGTGGTGAGCAGCCCCCCCATGGCTTTGCTCGGGCGTTGAGTGTGGACGATGGCGGGGAAGGGCCGGTGTCTGCAGCTGATCTGGCGGTGAATCAATGGCTGCTGGATGGGTTACGTGCTGCATTCCCGGATGCCGGCTGGACTCTGCTCAGCGAGGAGACCGCGAAGGAACAGCTGACCGAGGGCAAGCCCCTGGCCGCCGAGTGGCTCTGGATCCTCGATCCCCTTGATGGAACCAAGGATTTTCTGCAAGGCACCGGCGAATACGCCGTTCATCTGGCGCTGGTGCAGGGGGAGCGCCCCGCGTTGGGGGTGGTGCTGCTGCCGGAGGCCGACGAGCTCTGGTTCGGAGTTGTAGGCCAGGGCAGCTGGTGCGAGAACCGTGCAGCTGAGCGCAGCCCCGTGCGCTTCAGTGAGCGCACATCTGACCTGGTGCTGGTGGCGAGCCGCAGCCATCGGGATGATCGCCTCGAACGCTTAATCGCGGCGTTGCCCCTCGGAGGCTCCATGGCCGTCGGCAGCGTGGGCTGCAAAGTTGCCACCATCCTGCGCGGGGAGGCTGATGTGTACATCTCTCTCTCTGGAAAGAGTGCTCCGAAAGACTGGGACATGGCGGCTCCGGAAGCGGTGCTGCTAGCTGCCGGTGGGGCCTTCACGCACGCCGATGGCCAGCCTCTTGCTTACAACACGGGTGATGTGCGTCAGGCCGGTTGCCTGATCGCCAGCCATGGAAAAGCCCATACCACCCTTGAAGAACAGGCGGCACGGGCGATGGCTGAGATTGATCCAGGTTTTTCTCTGTGA
- the serS gene encoding serine--tRNA ligase, which translates to MLDQRLVRENPELMARELARRGLTVDLNSLQALAQQQRDLEEQRSGLQAEGNRVGKEVGLKIKAGADPKGDEVAELRQQGNAIKQRVAVLEDEERQLAADLKSQLLTFPNLPSPDCPDGRDENDNIEIRAWGDPRRQEGLEEHWAIADRLGLLDSERSVRIAQSRFVTLFGQGARLERALINFMLDLHTGKGYREVLPPVLVNSASLTGSGQLPKFAEESFRCADDDLWLTPTAEVPLTSLHRDEIIPADQLPLRYVAYSPCFRREAGSYGRDTRGLIRLHQFNKVELYWFVHPDHAHEAHAAITADAEAVLQALELPYRVLELCTGDLGFSAARTYDLEVWLAGAGAYREISSCSVCGDFQARRSSIRTKDGKATRLVHTLNGSGLAIGRTMAALLENGQQADGSVLLPQALIPYFGSDRLQPE; encoded by the coding sequence GTGCTCGATCAGCGTCTGGTGCGAGAGAACCCTGAGCTGATGGCCAGGGAGCTTGCTCGCCGCGGCTTGACGGTTGATCTAAACAGCCTTCAAGCCCTCGCCCAACAGCAGCGCGACCTCGAGGAGCAACGGAGCGGCCTGCAGGCGGAAGGCAACCGGGTGGGCAAAGAAGTTGGCCTCAAGATCAAGGCAGGGGCTGATCCGAAAGGCGATGAGGTGGCTGAACTCCGTCAGCAGGGCAATGCCATCAAACAGAGAGTGGCCGTTCTGGAAGATGAGGAACGCCAACTGGCCGCCGATCTGAAGAGCCAGCTGCTTACCTTCCCCAATCTCCCCTCACCCGACTGTCCAGACGGCCGGGATGAAAACGACAACATCGAGATCCGCGCCTGGGGTGACCCACGCAGGCAGGAAGGGCTTGAAGAGCATTGGGCGATCGCTGATCGCCTTGGGCTCCTCGACAGTGAGCGCTCGGTGCGCATCGCCCAGAGCCGCTTTGTGACCCTGTTTGGTCAGGGAGCACGCCTCGAGAGGGCCCTGATCAATTTCATGCTGGACCTCCACACCGGCAAGGGCTACCGCGAAGTGCTACCTCCGGTGCTCGTGAACAGCGCCAGTCTCACCGGTTCAGGACAGCTGCCCAAATTCGCCGAGGAAAGCTTCCGTTGCGCAGATGACGATCTCTGGCTCACTCCCACGGCGGAGGTGCCTCTGACCTCACTTCATCGTGATGAGATCATTCCGGCGGATCAACTACCCCTGCGCTACGTGGCCTACAGCCCGTGTTTCCGGCGGGAAGCTGGCAGCTATGGCCGAGATACCCGGGGACTGATTCGACTGCATCAGTTCAACAAGGTTGAGCTCTACTGGTTTGTGCACCCCGACCATGCCCACGAGGCGCATGCGGCCATCACCGCGGATGCCGAAGCGGTTCTGCAAGCGCTTGAGCTGCCTTACCGCGTGCTGGAACTGTGCACTGGAGATCTGGGATTCTCCGCAGCGCGCACCTACGACCTTGAAGTGTGGCTGGCGGGAGCCGGCGCCTACCGAGAGATTTCCAGCTGCAGCGTCTGCGGTGATTTCCAGGCACGACGCTCGTCCATCCGCACCAAGGACGGCAAGGCCACCCGCCTCGTGCACACCCTCAATGGCAGTGGCCTGGCCATCGGCCGCACCATGGCCGCCCTGCTCGAAAACGGTCAACAGGCCGACGGCAGCGTTCTCTTGCCTCAGGCGCTCATTCCCTACTTCGGTTCTGATCGCCTCCAGCCAGAATGA
- the rsmI gene encoding 16S rRNA (cytidine(1402)-2'-O)-methyltransferase, with product MKQRAEPDAGVLYVVGTPIGNLGDLSPRARALLIAVDTIACEDTRHSGQLLTSLGSQARRCSFHQHNTHTRIPQLLEELGDGRSVAVISDAGLPGISDPGEELVKAARQAGHAVICIPGPCAVTTALVSSGLPSGRFCFEGFLPARGKERSERLVAIAAEERTTVLYEAPHRLLKLLKELADHCGGDRPLQVGRELTKRHEEQVGATVQAALAHFERHAPQGEFTLVLGGASAPETRVLSDERCFDELRRLIAQGLKPSEAARELAQTSGRSRRDLYALLHEAENQAN from the coding sequence GTGAAGCAGCGCGCCGAACCGGACGCCGGAGTGCTCTACGTCGTCGGCACCCCGATCGGAAACCTCGGGGACCTCTCCCCGCGCGCCCGGGCTCTGCTGATCGCGGTGGACACCATCGCCTGTGAAGACACCCGCCACAGCGGCCAGCTGCTCACCAGCCTGGGATCCCAGGCCAGGCGTTGCAGCTTTCATCAGCACAACACCCATACCCGCATCCCCCAGCTCCTGGAGGAACTGGGGGATGGCCGCAGCGTTGCCGTGATCAGCGATGCCGGCCTGCCGGGCATCAGTGACCCAGGGGAAGAGCTGGTGAAGGCGGCTCGACAAGCCGGGCATGCCGTGATCTGCATCCCTGGCCCCTGTGCTGTCACCACCGCCCTGGTGAGCAGTGGCCTCCCCAGCGGTCGCTTCTGCTTCGAGGGGTTCCTTCCCGCCAGGGGCAAGGAGCGCAGCGAGCGCCTTGTAGCCATCGCTGCGGAAGAGCGCACCACGGTGCTGTACGAGGCCCCCCATCGCCTGCTCAAACTGCTGAAGGAGCTTGCTGATCACTGCGGCGGCGACAGGCCGCTGCAGGTGGGACGGGAGCTCACCAAACGGCATGAAGAACAGGTTGGAGCCACGGTGCAAGCGGCCCTAGCTCATTTCGAACGGCACGCCCCCCAAGGAGAGTTCACGTTGGTGCTCGGAGGCGCAAGTGCACCTGAGACGAGAGTGCTCAGCGACGAGCGCTGTTTCGACGAGCTGCGCCGGTTGATTGCCCAAGGCCTCAAGCCCAGCGAGGCGGCCAGGGAGCTAGCGCAAACCAGCGGACGCAGCCGCAGGGATCTTTATGCGCTGCTGCATGAGGCAGAAAACCAGGCAAACTGA
- the rseP gene encoding RIP metalloprotease RseP, producing MNVLASLLALGLLIVIHEAGHFLAARLQGIRVNGFSVGFGPAVLKTERNGITYALRLLPLGGFVSFPDDDDNDQSIPLDDPDLLRNRPIPQRVLVISAGVLANLLLAWLVLVGHTAATGVPGDPAPGVVVMTVQDGAPADRAGLKPGDRILSIDSKPLGSGDPAVRAAVDPIRRSPGQTLELEVQHAEAVRMLRLTPDDQNGTGRIGAQLQVAMVGATRPVRSPLEALSAGSSQFAGLFSRTVAGYAGLLTDFGSTAQQVSGPVKIVEMGAQLSSQGGSGLALFLALISINLGVLNALPLPLLDGGQLVFLLIEGVRGRPLPERFQLAVMQSSLLLVLGLSVLLIVRDTSQLSVVRQLMGQ from the coding sequence ATGAACGTTCTGGCCTCACTGCTCGCTCTGGGGCTGCTGATCGTGATTCATGAGGCGGGTCATTTTCTGGCGGCCCGTCTGCAAGGCATCCGCGTCAATGGCTTCTCAGTGGGCTTCGGCCCTGCGGTGCTGAAAACCGAGCGCAATGGCATCACCTACGCCCTGCGGCTACTGCCTCTTGGCGGCTTCGTGTCGTTTCCGGACGACGACGACAACGATCAATCCATTCCTTTGGACGATCCGGATTTGCTGCGCAACCGTCCGATCCCCCAGAGAGTTCTGGTGATCAGTGCCGGGGTGCTGGCGAATTTGCTGCTGGCCTGGCTGGTGCTGGTGGGGCATACAGCCGCTACCGGTGTTCCCGGTGATCCAGCCCCTGGCGTGGTGGTGATGACCGTGCAGGACGGAGCTCCAGCCGATCGGGCCGGGCTCAAGCCAGGGGATCGCATTCTCTCCATCGATTCCAAACCACTCGGCAGCGGCGATCCAGCGGTACGGGCCGCAGTCGACCCCATCCGCCGCAGCCCCGGACAAACGCTTGAGCTGGAGGTCCAGCACGCTGAGGCGGTTCGGATGCTCCGCCTCACACCCGATGATCAGAACGGCACCGGTCGGATCGGAGCCCAGCTTCAGGTGGCGATGGTCGGAGCCACCCGCCCTGTGCGTTCTCCCTTGGAGGCGCTCAGCGCGGGCAGCAGCCAGTTTGCGGGTCTGTTCAGCCGGACGGTGGCCGGATACGCCGGTCTCCTCACCGATTTCGGCAGCACGGCCCAACAGGTATCCGGCCCTGTGAAGATTGTGGAGATGGGGGCTCAGCTCTCCAGCCAGGGAGGATCCGGACTGGCTCTATTCCTCGCCCTGATCTCGATCAATCTGGGAGTGCTGAACGCCTTGCCACTTCCCTTGCTCGATGGCGGACAGCTTGTGTTCCTCTTGATTGAAGGTGTGCGCGGACGGCCGCTGCCGGAGCGATTCCAACTGGCTGTGATGCAGTCCAGCCTGCTGCTGGTGCTGGGGCTGAGCGTTCTGCTGATCGTGCGTGACACCAGCCAGCTTTCTGTGGTGCGTCAATTGATGGGCCAGTGA
- a CDS encoding helix-turn-helix domain-containing protein — protein MAPGRLTDSQKQELLTRYRQGESSAALADAFGCSANTVSRTVRSLLSAEEYSDLKASRARGSAVKPEPVSSEPVESDVVAAQATDEPVDDSASALALDDADDFGADEPDDFSEEEPSGAFAGGEEFHEVAVLPLDLPQVNTQQLHCLPFEAGVLPDSVYMLVDKTVELDPRPLSEFPELGVAGPDELDHQALCLFTSPRTAKRQCGRSQRVIKVPDTQVFAITTSYLVARGITRLLVEGSLYALDA, from the coding sequence ATGGCTCCTGGTCGGCTCACCGACAGTCAGAAGCAGGAGCTTCTGACCCGCTATCGCCAAGGCGAGAGCAGCGCAGCTCTCGCTGACGCCTTTGGCTGCAGTGCCAATACGGTGAGCCGTACGGTGCGTTCTCTGCTCTCGGCTGAGGAATACAGCGACCTCAAGGCCTCCAGGGCTCGCGGTTCAGCGGTGAAGCCCGAGCCGGTGTCCTCCGAGCCGGTGGAGTCGGATGTCGTTGCAGCGCAGGCCACCGATGAGCCCGTTGATGACAGTGCGTCTGCGCTGGCTCTGGATGACGCTGATGATTTCGGCGCGGATGAACCTGACGATTTCTCTGAGGAGGAGCCTTCGGGGGCGTTTGCTGGTGGTGAGGAGTTCCACGAAGTGGCTGTACTTCCGCTCGATCTCCCCCAGGTGAATACCCAGCAGTTGCACTGCCTCCCGTTCGAGGCCGGAGTGCTCCCAGACAGTGTGTACATGCTGGTGGACAAGACCGTTGAGCTGGATCCCCGGCCGCTCAGTGAGTTTCCTGAGTTGGGAGTGGCGGGTCCTGATGAGCTGGATCACCAGGCGCTTTGCCTGTTCACAAGCCCGCGCACGGCGAAACGCCAATGCGGCCGCAGCCAGCGTGTGATCAAGGTGCCCGATACCCAGGTCTTCGCTATCACCACCAGCTACCTCGTGGCCCGCGGCATCACCCGGCTGCTTGTTGAAGGTTCGCTTTACGCCCTCGACGCCTGA